One Aegilops tauschii subsp. strangulata cultivar AL8/78 chromosome 7, Aet v6.0, whole genome shotgun sequence genomic window carries:
- the LOC109779224 gene encoding choline/ethanolaminephosphotransferase 1: MAATPEPEKAFGKKKTPCVALKSGGAPGRPDGVSSCWVDSNIPPRHAIGFQPPSPPHRSRLAKPSPPTGSRRIASRSSALSSLPSRALPNPLRRPSEPPPAAAAAAAPEMVYIGAHGVETLKRYRYSGQDHSVVAKYVLQPFWSRCVTLFPLWMPPNMITLMGFMFLLTSSLLSYIYSPHLDTAPPRWVHLAHGILLFLYQTFDAVDGKQARRTSSSSPLGELFDHGCDALACAFEALALGSTLMCGRLTFCYWVVAAVPFYLATWEHYFTNTLILPVINGPTEGLMLIYVSHLFTFFTGAEWWAQDFRKSLPLISLVPLPFVPEIPLYVIVLILMIMFAVIPTVGSNIGNVQKVVDARKGSMELALAMLLPFIALLAGVAVWCYLSPSDIMKNQPHLLVIGTGSAFGYLVGRMILAHLCDEPKGLKTGMCMALVFLPFAIANALTAKINNGTPLADELLVILLYCATSVGLYMHLAISVCHEIKDALGIYCFRIARKEA, translated from the exons ATGGCGGCCACCCCTGAACCCGAAAAGGCCTTCGGAAAAAAAAAAACTCCGTGCGTTGCACTCAAAAGTGGCGGGGCCCCTGGCCGACCTGACGGCGTGTCGTCGTGCTGGGTCGACTCGAATATCCCACCACGCCACGCCATCGGATTCCAACCTCCCTCTCCGCCTCACCGATCTCGCCTCGCCAAGCCAAGCCCACCAACTGGGTCACGCCGCATCGCATCGCGATCCAGCGCCCTCTCGAGCCTTCCATCCAGAGCCCTCCCAAACCCCCTCCGCCGACCCTCCGAgcccccgcccgccgccgccgccgccgccgcgccggagaTGGTGTACATCGGCGCGCACGGCGTGGAGACGCTGAAGCGCTACAGGTACAGCGGCCAGGACCACTCGGTGGTGGCCAAGTACGTGCTCCAGCCCTTCTGGAGCCGCTGCGTCACCCTCTTCCCGCTCTGGATGCC TCCAAACATG ATCACACTCATGGGATTTATGTTTCTACTTACATCTTCGCTGCTTAGCTAT ATTTATTCACCCCACCTTGACACAGCTCCCCCTCGGTGGGTCCATCTTGCCCATGGAATACTTCTCTTCTTGTACCAG ACTTTTGATGCCGTTGATGGTAAACAAGCAAGGCGCACCAGCTCATCAAGTCCTCTAGGAGAACTTTTTGATCATG GATGTGATGCCCTTGCCTGCGCT TTTGAAGCCTTGGCCCTTGGAAGCACCTTGATGTGTGGAAGGTTGACATTCTGTTATTGGGTGGTTGCTGCTGTCCCATTTTATCTGGCAACATGGGAACA CTACTTCACAAATACTCTTATTCTTCCTGTAATAAATGGACCAACGGAAGGCCTGATGCTGATCTATGTCTCCCACCTTTTTACCTTTTTTACTG GTGCTGAATGGTGGGCGCAAGATTTTCGAAAATCCCTCCCTCTTATTAGTTTGGTTCCACTTCCATTTGTTCCAG AAATCCCCTTGTATGTTATCGTGCTGATTCTGATGATCATGTTTGCTGTAATCCCAACAGTTGGATCCAA TATTGGTAATGTCCAAAAAGTAGTTGATGCACGGAAAGGGAGCATGGAATTAGCATTAGCAATG CTCCTTCCATTTATTGCGCTGTTAGCTGGAGTTGCTGTCTG GTGTTATCTCTCTCCTTCAGATATCATGAAGAACCAGCCACATCTGCTTGTGATTGGAACTGGTTCTGCTTTTGGATATTTGGTT GGAAGGATGATACTTGCTCATTTGTGTGACGAGCCCAAAGGTCTAAAAACAGGAATGTGCATG GCTCTGGTGTTTCTTCCTTTTGCTATCGCAAATGCTCTCACCGCAAAGATTAACAATGG GACTCCTTTGGCTGACGAGCTTTTGGTTATTCTTCTGTATTGTGCAACCTCAG TGGGTCTTTACATGCATCTCGCCATTTCGGTTTGTCATGAAATCAAGGATGCTCTTGGAATATATTGCTTCAG GATAGCCAGAAAAGAGGCTTGA